One window of Treponema denticola genomic DNA carries:
- a CDS encoding ABC transporter ATP-binding protein: MHKKSTFLKFAAYYKPYKFLFFFDLFCALLVSAVDLVFPQVIRYLTRVIPKIRSGELLLFSDKTIFGFDVQASAIIYLGLIIAAILLGLYIIRYFAQYFITSWGHIMGARMERDMRNDLFNHMQRLSFSYYDKNKTGDMISRIVSDLFDISELAHHGPENLFISFLKIIGSFALLCFINVRLTLILASVTSLMFIFTFFQNKKMRKIFMLNRKTIAGINSQVQDTLSGIRVVQSFANEELESKKFYAANEAFVHSKYLNYMQMGQFVGVNGLLQGLFFIVTVLAGSFFVARNELTIPDLTIYVLYINIYIAPINLLINFTEMFQKGAAGFKRFLQVVETAPEITEKEDAVELKDVKGNIKYENVDFSYNETTTILKNISIDIPAGKTLALVGPSGGGKTTICSLLPRFYDVINGKISIDGKDIRDLTLKSLRENIGIVQQDVYLFGGTIKENIAYGKPKASDEEIIEAAKNAHIHDFIMSLEAGYDSYVGERGVMLSGGQKQRISIARVFLKNPPILILDEATSALDTENEILIQRAIEELSEERTTIVIAHRLSTIRNADRILVVTDEGIMESGTHEELLSLNGIYANLRKLDEF, from the coding sequence ATGCATAAAAAAAGCACATTTTTAAAATTTGCGGCTTATTACAAGCCTTATAAATTCTTGTTTTTCTTTGATCTTTTTTGTGCCCTTTTGGTATCTGCGGTGGACTTGGTTTTTCCCCAAGTGATAAGATACTTAACAAGGGTAATTCCAAAAATAAGAAGCGGTGAGCTTTTGCTCTTTTCGGATAAGACTATTTTTGGCTTTGATGTGCAAGCCTCGGCGATTATATACCTTGGACTTATAATTGCAGCAATTCTTTTGGGGCTTTATATAATAAGGTATTTTGCCCAGTATTTTATAACCTCATGGGGCCATATTATGGGTGCCAGAATGGAAAGGGATATGAGAAATGACCTTTTTAACCACATGCAGCGTCTTTCCTTTTCATATTACGATAAAAATAAAACGGGAGACATGATTTCGCGGATTGTTTCAGACCTTTTCGATATATCGGAACTGGCACATCACGGCCCCGAGAACCTTTTTATTTCCTTTTTAAAAATAATAGGTTCTTTTGCACTCCTTTGTTTTATCAATGTAAGGCTTACCCTAATTTTGGCTTCGGTTACCTCCCTTATGTTCATCTTTACTTTTTTTCAAAACAAAAAGATGCGTAAAATCTTTATGCTCAACCGTAAAACCATAGCCGGAATAAATTCCCAAGTGCAGGATACGCTTTCGGGGATAAGGGTGGTGCAGTCCTTTGCAAACGAAGAACTGGAAAGCAAAAAATTCTATGCGGCAAACGAGGCCTTTGTTCATTCAAAATATTTAAACTACATGCAGATGGGGCAGTTTGTCGGTGTAAACGGTCTTTTGCAGGGCTTGTTTTTTATCGTAACGGTTTTAGCCGGAAGCTTTTTTGTTGCAAGAAATGAGCTGACAATTCCCGATTTGACCATCTATGTTTTGTACATAAATATCTATATTGCTCCTATAAATCTCCTAATCAATTTTACCGAGATGTTCCAAAAAGGAGCTGCCGGTTTTAAACGCTTTTTACAGGTTGTAGAAACTGCACCGGAGATTACCGAAAAAGAAGATGCCGTCGAGCTAAAGGATGTAAAAGGAAATATAAAATACGAAAATGTAGATTTCAGCTATAATGAAACTACAACAATCTTAAAAAATATTTCCATCGATATTCCTGCAGGAAAAACCCTTGCTCTCGTAGGCCCTTCAGGCGGCGGAAAGACGACTATATGCTCCCTTCTTCCCCGTTTTTATGATGTAATAAACGGAAAGATAAGCATAGACGGTAAGGATATTCGGGACTTAACCTTAAAGTCATTGAGAGAAAATATCGGAATTGTACAGCAGGACGTTTATCTTTTCGGCGGAACCATAAAAGAAAATATAGCCTACGGAAAACCTAAGGCTTCCGATGAGGAAATTATTGAAGCCGCTAAAAATGCCCATATCCATGATTTTATTATGAGCTTGGAAGCAGGTTATGATTCTTACGTGGGAGAGCGTGGCGTTATGCTTTCAGGCGGTCAAAAGCAAAGGATTTCCATTGCCAGAGTCTTTTTAAAAAATCCTCCGATTTTGATTTTGGACGAAGCGACTTCAGCTCTCGATACCGAAAACGAAATTTTAATTCAAAGGGCGATTGAGGAGCTTTCTGAGGAGAGGACTACAATAGTTATAGCCCATCGTCTTTCTACAATAAGAAATGCCGATAGGATTTTGGTGGTTACCGATGAAGGCATTATGGAAAGCGGCACTCACGAGGAGCTTTTAAGTTTAAACGGCATCTATGCAAATTTACGCAAGCTTGATGAGTTTTAA